The window CAACAGTTCAAGGCAACCGTTGAAGCCTAACGACATAACTGCGTCCGGCGTTACGCGGACGTCGCTCGCAATTCCGGACGGAAAACCGTTGCACACTCTTCCCGGAATTGTTCTACGCGGTCTCCTGGCGGAGCTCGTCGACGCCGCCAGCTTTTCGAACCGCCGGTCTGCCATAGGCGCGCAGGAAGGTGCGCACGGCCGCCCGCGCGGACTTCTCGAGTTCCTCGTCCGTCGGCGTTCCGCCAAAGAAGCTGGTCATCTGCAGATCGGCATTGACCAGGGCGAGGAACTGCTTGGCGGCAAGGTCGAAGTCGTCGATATCGAGCCGCGCGACGTGCGACAGCCGGGCAAAGAGCGCCGCCAACGCCGTTCCGATCTTGCCCGGTCCCTGCTGGCGCCAGATCTCGAAGAGATGCGGATAACGCTCGCCCTCCGTCTGCACCAGCTTGCGGATGAACTTTCCGTCGTGATTGCACACGCAGTTCTTGTTGAGGCGGACGGCAAAGGCGGTCAGGTCGTCTTCGAGATTGGCGCCGTTGTCGGGAAAGGTCGCGAGGATCGCAAACAGCGCGGCATTGGCACGGTCCAGGATGTCTTGAACGACCGCCATGAACAGCGTCTCTTTCTCCCGGTAGTGATTGTAGACGGTCTGGCGCGAGACGCAGGCTTCCATCGCGATTTCGTCGATGCTGGCGCCGGCAAAACCCTCCCGGCAAAATACTTCGGCAGCGGCGTCCAATATCGAGACGCGTTTGGCGCATTGGCCTTTCTGAGTGGGGCCGCCTAGTTTCGGTTGCGGCGCTTTCGGTTTTTTCATGCCTTGAAAATAGGACGTGTTGACGAATTAGACAATGGTGTCTAAGTTTACACGCGTGTCCAATTTGTTAGACACGAGCAGTCGCGGGCAGATGCGATCCTCCCAAGCCGCATCCTGCCTGTCCGGCGGCCGCTTTTCCGTTTCAACCTTTAGCGACAGCGATGGGCCGGCAGGTACATCCGGCTCTGCCTTCGCGGTTTCTGAAAGAACATCATCATGACGGCCTCATTTCTACGCACGGCGATTATTCTCGGTCTTTTGTCGGCCATCGGGCCGTTTGCGATCGACATGTACCTTCCGGCCCTGCCCTCGATCGGCAAGGATCTCGGCGCTGCAAACAACATCGTGCAACTGAGCCTGCTCTCCTTCTTCATCTCCTTCGCGCTGTCCCAGCTTGTCTACGGACCGCTTTCGGACATCTGGGGCCGCAA of the Sinorhizobium chiapasense genome contains:
- a CDS encoding TetR/AcrR family transcriptional regulator C-terminal domain-containing protein, with amino-acid sequence MKKPKAPQPKLGGPTQKGQCAKRVSILDAAAEVFCREGFAGASIDEIAMEACVSRQTVYNHYREKETLFMAVVQDILDRANAALFAILATFPDNGANLEDDLTAFAVRLNKNCVCNHDGKFIRKLVQTEGERYPHLFEIWRQQGPGKIGTALAALFARLSHVARLDIDDFDLAAKQFLALVNADLQMTSFFGGTPTDEELEKSARAAVRTFLRAYGRPAVRKAGGVDELRQETA